From the genome of Desulfovibrio sp. JY:
CTCATGCGCGAGGACTTCCTCGGTGCGGTGGCCTTAAACCGCGTCGCCCGCTTCATCCTCGACCCCCGCGATAAGCGTACCGAGAAGCAGTACTTCGATATCGTCGGCACCGACGAAGGCATCTTCGGCTGCATGGGCCTTTTAGGCTGCGAGGACGTCTGCCCCAAGGAGATTCCGCTCCAGGAGCAGCTTGGGCACCTGCGCCGCAAAATGGCCCTGGCCGCCGTGAAAAACCTCCTGCCCAAGTTCCTCAAAAAGGACTTTTAGCATGAAGACGATCAAGGCATCCGACATCACCGAAGCCGTGGCCAAGATGTGCGTCACGGCCAACCACGAACTTCCCGCCGACGTCCAGGCCGCGTTCGAGGCTTGCCACGCCGCCGAGGAAGCTCCGGCGGCCAAGGAGATCTTCCGGCAACTGCTCGAAAACTCCGAGCTGTCCCGCACCACCAACCTGCCCCTGTGCCAGGACACCGGGCTCGGCGTCTTTTTCGTCGAGGTCGGCGAGGACGTCAAAGTCGAGGGCGGCGGCCTGCGCGCGGCCATAAACGACGGCATGGTCAAGGGCTACAAGGACGGCTACCTGCGCAAGTCCTCCTGCGATCCCTTCAGCCGCAAGAATACCGGCGACAACGCCCCGGCCATCATCCACTTCGACATCGTGCCGGGTGATGCGCTCAAAATCTGCATGATGGCCAAGGGCGGCGGTTCGGAGAACATGTCGCGGGTCACTATGCTGGCTCCGGCCCAGGGCTGGAAGGGCATCAAGGAATTCGTGGTCAATCGCGTGGCCGAGGCCGGCCCCAACCCCTGCCCCCCGACCATCGTCGGCGTCGGCATCGGCGGCAACTTCGAACTGGCGGCCATCAACTCCAAAAAGGCGCTGATGCGCGCCCTGGACGACCGCCATCCCGATCCCGAAATAGCCAAGCTCGAGGATGAACTGCTCGAAGCGATAAACAACCTCGGCATCGGCCCCATGGGCCTCGGCGGCAAAACCACGAGCCTTGGCGTCAAGATCAAAGTCGCGCCGTGCCACCTGGCAAGCCTGCCCCTTGCCGTCAACATCCAGTGTCACAGCGCCCGCCACAAGGAGGTCGTTTTCTAATGGCCGAACACCATCTGACCACGCCGCTTTCCGACGCCGACGTGGAGAAGCTCCAAACAGGCGATGTGGTCTTTATAAGCGGCCACATCTACACCGCGCGCGACGCCGCCCACAAGCGCCTCGTCGAAACACTTGACGCCGGAGAGCCGCTCCCCTTTGACCTGAAAGGCGCGCTCATCTACTATGTCGGTCCCTCCCCCGCGCCTCCGGGTCGTCCCATCGGCGCGGCCGGACCCACCACCAGCTACCGCATGGATTCCTTTGCCCCCAGGCTCCATTCCCTGGGGCTCAAGGGCTCCATCGGCAAGGGCAAGCGCAACGACGCCGTCAAGGAGGCGTTGCGCCAATACAAGGCGGTGTATCTGGGAGCCACCGGCGGCGCCGGCGCGCTATTGTCGCAGCGCATTACCGACGCCAAGGTCATCGCCTACGAGGACCTCGGTCCGGAGGCCATACGGGAGTTGACGGTCAAGGACTTCCCGCTGTTGGTCATAAACGATTGCCATGGCGGGGAGCTGTACGTGAAGCCGAACCTCGGCTAAGCCGCGCCGTTTGGCGCGTTGCGGAGCACCCATGCCAACCCGAATTCTGCGCAAACGCAAGCTGATCCCGGGGCAGACCAGCGAGCTGGTCCTCGAAGCCCCACATATCGCGGCCAAGGCCAGACCCGGGAACTTCGTGATCCTGCGGGTCTGGGAGGATGGCGAGCGTATTCCGCTCACCATCGCCGACGCCGATCCCGACGCCGGGACCATCACCCTGGTCTACCTCATCATGGGCAAGACCACGGCCCATCTCGACACCCTGGACGCCGGGGATTTCCTCCTCGACGTCTGTGGACCGCTCGGCAAGCCGACCGAGATCCACAAGCTCGACGGGCCGGTCATCTGCGTCGGCGGCGGCACCGGGATCGCCGCCATGCACCACATCGCCAAGGGCCATCACATGGCCGGCAACCATGTGGTCACCATCATCGGCGCGCGTTGCGAAGACTTGCTGCTCTTTCGGGACGAGCTGTGCTCCTTTTGCCCCGAGGTTTTAATCAGCACCAACGACGGCAGCTGCGGCCGGCAGGGGTTCGTCACGGACCTGCTGGTCGAGCGCCTTACCGAGGACAAGACCGTGGCCGAAGTGGTGGCCATCGGCCCCGTGCCCATGATGCGGGCCGTGGCCGAGGCCACCCGCCCATTCGGGGTCAAGACCACGGTCAGCCTCAACTCGATCATGGTCGACGGCATCGGCATGTGCGGCGCGTGCCGGGTCAGCGTCGGCGGCGAGACCAAGTTCGCCTGCGTCGACGGCCCGGAATTCGACGGCCACAAGGTGGATTTCGACGGGCTCGCCGCCCGTCTGACGTCCTTCAAGGAACAAGAACGCATTTCTTACGAGGAGTTCAGGAAAAGCCATGAATGCCACTGCTCCAAGTAAGAAGGCCAAGGCCCCCCGCACCGCCATGCCCGAGCAGGACCCCAAGGTCCGGGCCCGCAACTTCGAGGAAGTCGCCCTCGGCTACACGGCCGAAATGGCCGCCGCCGAGGCCGCGCGTTGCCTGCAATGTAAAAAACCGGCCTGCCGCAAGGGCTGTCCGGTGGAAATCGACATCCCGGCGTTCATCAAACAGGTCGTGGCCGGCGACCTTGACGCCGCTTACGGCGTCATCCGCGAAACCAACTCCCTGCCGGCCGTGTGCGGCCGTGTCTGCCCCCAGGAAACCCAGTGCGAAGGTTCGTGCATCCTGGGCAAAAAGGGCGAACCCGTGGCCATCGGCCGCCTCGAGCGGTTCGTGGCCGATTCGTTCCTGGCCAAGTCGGCCTGCGAAACGGTGACCGGCACCCCGGCCTGCTCCATGGCCCGCGACGATCTCAAGGTCGCCTGCATCGGGTCGGGGCCCTCGAGCCTCACCTGCGCCGGCTATCTGGCCGCCCGGGGCATCCCGGTCACGGTCTTCGAGGCCCTGCACGAGGTCGGCGGCGTGCTCGTCTACGGCATCCCGGAATTTCGGCTGCCAAAGGGCGTGGTGCGCCAGGAAGTCCAGGCCATGAAGGCGCTCGGGGTCGAGTTTCGCCCCAACTGGGTCGGCGGCAAGACCATCACCGTGCCCGAGTTGCTCGAATCCGGCTACGACGCCGTCTTCATCGGCGTCGGCGCGGGACTGCCGCGCTTTCTCGGCATCCCGGGCGAAAACCTGATCGGCGTGTTCTCGGCCAACGAGTACCTGACCCGCGTCAACCTCGGCCGGGCCTACAAGTTCCCGGCCACGGACACCCCGACCTTCCCCGGCAAGCACGTCGTGGTCTTCGGCGGCGGCAACGTGGCCATGGACTCGGCCCGCACGGCCATGCGCCTGGGGGCCGAAAAGGTGTCGCTGGCCTACCGCCGCACCGAGCACGAAATGCCCTGCCGGCGCGAGGAACTCCACCACGCCAAGGAAGAAGGGCTGGAAATCCTGTGCCTCAACGCCCCGCTGGAATTCATCGGGGACGACAAGGGACGGCTGACGGCCATCGCCATGCAGAAGATGATGCTCGGCGAGCCCGACGATTCGGGCCGTTGCGCGCCGGTCGCCTGCCAGGGCGACACCTGCACGCTGGCGGCCGACATGGCCATCGTGGCCGTCGGCACCGGAGCCAACCCGCTGATCAGTCAGACCACGCCGGGTCTTTCCACGTACCGCCGGGGCTACATCACGGCGGACCCGGAAACCGGCGAAACCTCCATACGCAACGTCTTCGCCGGCGGCGACATCGTCACCGGCGCGGCCACGGTCATTTCGGCCATGGGCGCCGGCCGCCGGGCGGCCAAAGCCATTGCCGAACGCCTGCTCGGGGCGGCCGCGGCCGATCCGCCACAGGCCCG
Proteins encoded in this window:
- a CDS encoding fumarate hydratase; amino-acid sequence: MKTIKASDITEAVAKMCVTANHELPADVQAAFEACHAAEEAPAAKEIFRQLLENSELSRTTNLPLCQDTGLGVFFVEVGEDVKVEGGGLRAAINDGMVKGYKDGYLRKSSCDPFSRKNTGDNAPAIIHFDIVPGDALKICMMAKGGGSENMSRVTMLAPAQGWKGIKEFVVNRVAEAGPNPCPPTIVGVGIGGNFELAAINSKKALMRALDDRHPDPEIAKLEDELLEAINNLGIGPMGLGGKTTSLGVKIKVAPCHLASLPLAVNIQCHSARHKEVVF
- a CDS encoding Fe-S-containing hydro-lyase, encoding MAEHHLTTPLSDADVEKLQTGDVVFISGHIYTARDAAHKRLVETLDAGEPLPFDLKGALIYYVGPSPAPPGRPIGAAGPTTSYRMDSFAPRLHSLGLKGSIGKGKRNDAVKEALRQYKAVYLGATGGAGALLSQRITDAKVIAYEDLGPEAIRELTVKDFPLLVINDCHGGELYVKPNLG
- a CDS encoding sulfide/dihydroorotate dehydrogenase-like FAD/NAD-binding protein; the protein is MPTRILRKRKLIPGQTSELVLEAPHIAAKARPGNFVILRVWEDGERIPLTIADADPDAGTITLVYLIMGKTTAHLDTLDAGDFLLDVCGPLGKPTEIHKLDGPVICVGGGTGIAAMHHIAKGHHMAGNHVVTIIGARCEDLLLFRDELCSFCPEVLISTNDGSCGRQGFVTDLLVERLTEDKTVAEVVAIGPVPMMRAVAEATRPFGVKTTVSLNSIMVDGIGMCGACRVSVGGETKFACVDGPEFDGHKVDFDGLAARLTSFKEQERISYEEFRKSHECHCSK
- the gltA gene encoding NADPH-dependent glutamate synthase; translation: MNATAPSKKAKAPRTAMPEQDPKVRARNFEEVALGYTAEMAAAEAARCLQCKKPACRKGCPVEIDIPAFIKQVVAGDLDAAYGVIRETNSLPAVCGRVCPQETQCEGSCILGKKGEPVAIGRLERFVADSFLAKSACETVTGTPACSMARDDLKVACIGSGPSSLTCAGYLAARGIPVTVFEALHEVGGVLVYGIPEFRLPKGVVRQEVQAMKALGVEFRPNWVGGKTITVPELLESGYDAVFIGVGAGLPRFLGIPGENLIGVFSANEYLTRVNLGRAYKFPATDTPTFPGKHVVVFGGGNVAMDSARTAMRLGAEKVSLAYRRTEHEMPCRREELHHAKEEGLEILCLNAPLEFIGDDKGRLTAIAMQKMMLGEPDDSGRCAPVACQGDTCTLAADMAIVAVGTGANPLISQTTPGLSTYRRGYITADPETGETSIRNVFAGGDIVTGAATVISAMGAGRRAAKAIAERLLGAAAADPPQARAADDSADA